A window of Pseudoalteromonas sp. MEBiC 03607 genomic DNA:
TAATTAAACGACCGTTTAATTTACATTCAACAAGCGAATATCAAGACGTAAGGTTTATTTAGAACTAAACCTTCAAATCAGGTCTTGATTCTGATCGCAACAAATAAACAAACTTGGTTTTATACTAGAATCAAGGCTTCATCCTGATATAAATATTGAAATAAGGCTTCATTTAGATCTAGACGCTTAATTAAGCGCTTGATTCTGATCGTCAGAAAATAAACAAACTTGGTTTTATATTAGAATCAAGGCTTCATCCTGATATAAATATTGAAATAAGGCTTCATTTAGATCTAGACGCTTAATTAAGCACTTGATTCTGATCGCCAGAAAATAAACAAACTTGGTTTTACATTAGAATCAAGGCTTCATCCTGATATAAATATTGAAATAAGGCTTCATTTAGATCTAGACGCTTAATTAAGGCTTGATTCTGATAGGAAAATAATAAGTTAGCTGACTCTAGATCAGAATGAAGCCTTCATTCTGATCTAAATACTTAAATAAGCCTTCATTCTGATCTTAATGTTATCGAAATACTGCTTTCTCTTATAGTTATGTTAGCCTTTGTTAGAAACGCCTTGGATATTTTTTAACATGGCAAAAGAAAGTAAACCACAACGCGCAAACCCATTTAAAACTGGCTCACTTAAGAACCCTGGAGTTGATATTCGGTCTTCAAGAAAAAGAAGCAAGAATAAACTCAGACAAATCAATTGTGCCAATTCAAATATATCTTCGCCGCCAAGGCTAGAGATTGACGCATTAGTAGAAGATTTAATTTCTATTGACCAAGATACTGATGCTAGCGGCTTTGTTAACGTCCCCAACAATAAACAATCATTGCATCCAGCAACGTTTTTCAAGGATTTATATTTGACCGAAGCCCTAGCAAATGGTTTAGACGAAAAAGAGGTTATCGACAGCTTAGACATACCTGAAAAGCAGTTTTATGGCTTTATGCAGAAGGAAGTCCCGGTTACTGAGGTTTTAGCGAACAAGCTAAGAACTGTTACTGGAATGCCTGACGCATTCTGGTTAAGAGCTCAAGCTAAATTTGACAGTTTGTATATAGCAAGTGGCGATAGTAAAGCCTTGGAAGTATTTGAAATCACAATTTACCTAAATGTTGGTGACACATCGCTCAGTATGGATGATATTGATAACCGTCTATATGAAGCGGGATTTAACGACGCATTCATTGGTCACAATGGGAAAGGTGCGATATCGGTATCTATAGAACGAGAAGCGACGAACAAGGAAGAGTTATTAGAACAGGTAAAAATACATCTTTTAAATATTTTCCCGAACCTTAAATATAAAGATTCAGTAGAATGAATAAAGTCCATCGTTTTTGTTCTCAAAACTCTCTTGAGAGAGTCGTAGTATTAGATATAGAGCATACTTGCACAAGCAACAACTCTATTCCTAGGGAAGAGAGAGAAACTATAGAGATTGGCGCAGTATTAATTGATACTAAACACTATCAGGTTATTGATGAATTTCAATCTCTCATAAGACCAATTCGACACCCTGTAATCAGTAATTTTTGCGCTGAACTCACAGGTATTAAACAATCTGAATTGGAGGAATCTGAGCCATTTCAAAATATCTATAAGGATTTTCTGAATTGGTTACCATCGGACGATGAGCTTCTATTAGTCACTTGGGGATCATATGATTTAACTCAAATCAACATAGACTGTTCTTTTCACCAATTAACACCATTTTCTCCATCAAATACATTGAACTTGAAACAGGCATATAGAAGAGCCTGTAAATTAAAAAAACCAGTTGGATTAAAAAAAGCCATCGAAATTTCATTTGGTACATTTGTAGGCACTCACCATAGGGCGCTTGATGATGCTCGAAATACAGCGAAGTTATTTGCTTTAGTTTCATCTTCGCTAGAAGAAATTAGTTACTGAGATATAAACAAATATAATTTAAAGATATCTACAACATAAGAGTGAGCGGCTTTGACAAAAAAAGTGTAGTTGAGCTGTAATCAATACATTTTTAAACACCTAACTGCACATGTATTTTCGACTAGTTCTTATGATTTTTCAGTAACGATAGAAGGAAGCTACGTCTTCGGTTAGCATTGCTTATATTTCTAATTATAACTTCAAATTCTTCAGCACTACCAACTAGGTGAACTTCCGTTTCAGCTCTAGTAATAGCTGTATATAACCAAGCCCTATCAGTTATCCGGCCTTTAGTTATGGCTACTATGATACGCGGAAATTGAGACCCCTGAGCTTTATGCAATGTAATAGCATAACCCAGTTCAATGCAGTCTAAAACAGGCTGAGTTATGTCGATTATTTCTCCAGTATCTAGCTCAATCTTGCCATACAGTTTTCTTTCTTCATCAAACTCGACGCTAATCAATTTACCTAATGAGCCATTTTGAAACCCTAATGAATGGTTATTTTGAGTAAACAGAATTTCATCGCCTTTTCTCAGGTTTTGATGATAACTATCTCCATCCATCATGAATTGAAGAAGCTCACCTTCAAAATTGCACCTTTTTTGAATTCCAGCATTTAGATCTTCAACTAATTTACGTGTTGGAGCCATTACTCTGCTACAATTTGGAGATTGCGCATATAATTTAGTACATTGTTCTACAATGAATTTTTTGTCGGTTTCATGAAAAAAAATGTTTCCAATGCTCAATTCCAACGGAATTTGACCAGTATTAACCATTCTTGAATATTCAGGTATTCCTGAATGACCATCCTGACGCTTAACGATATCTAAAGCTGTATTCTTAATTACATTAGAATCCACAATATCAGCCAATACTTTGCCACAGCCTATAGGTGGCAGTTGGTCAGGATCACCTGATAAAATAATCCTCACCGATGGGTGAACGTGATTCACGATACGGTACATGGTGGGAACATCAATCATAGAAGCTTCATCAATAACTAGTAAATGAAGTGGTTGCTTTTCACAAGGCACTATTGCTTCATTTCTAAGAAAGCCAGCAATTGTTGTTGTATCAAAACCAATGCTTTCCCTCAGGCGCATTGCCGCTCGTCCAGAAAGAGCCGCTGCATGAATTTGATATCCCATAGAATCAAACGCTCTTAGTGCTGTACGCAACACTGTAGTTTTACCAGTCCCCGCGCCTCCAGTAATACATGATATATCGTTACCCAAGCAAGTAGTTACAGCTTCATGTTGCTTCTCTGTCAACTCGTAGGGTAACTCTAACAACGCTTTACAGTATGCTTTGTTAGCTTCCGAATCGAAACGGCTTGTTGTTGAATTCGCTAATTTTAACAAGCGCTTGGCAACTACTGATTCCATCAATAACGTAGCCGTTTGATGAAAATTATCTGTGTCCGGATTTAATAAATATTGAGCTTTGTCATATCCAGCTTTGAATGCTAATTCTACAAGCTCCTTGTCATTAAGTAATTTAATCAGGTTTGCACGAAGGTATTTTTGTGGTGTATACGTATTACCTCGCTTTACATCATCAGCAAGAACAGCCTCTAAGGCGGCACTAAGCCGATTTTCATCATCTAATTTACAGCTAAATTCACTTCGAGCTAATTCATCGGTCTGAACAAACGACATGCCAAAAGCCATTAAAAGATATGGGTTACGTCGAAGACGTTTTAACGTTTTTTCACCATGATATTTGATGAGGCGTTGCTGAACTGATGCTGGTATTTTCTTGTTTGACATCCAATTGAAGTCACGCAAATTAGCGTATTTTTTATACCCATGAAACAATGCATCTATAGAATCATCTGTCAGGTGCTCTCTAAGACGTTTTCTCGATGAATCATTACCATTACGAACAATTGTGTGAAAATCCCTTCCCAAAGCATCCCAAAGAGCTCTAGCTTTACTCTCGCCGATACCTTTAAAATCACTTTCATTTGCAATAAATTTAATGAGCTGTTCCCCTGTTTCTGGAAGGCTGCATTCTGCGTGTTCTGGTGAATCGTAAGTATGTTGATCAATTAAATATCCATTGCGGTCTTGCTTACTAATTGTACTCTTGCCTTGCACATTCCAGTGCTGACCAGGTTGAGGTGCAATTGGTAAAGACTCGATTCTGGCTTTAACGCTTATTGAATACTTGCCGCTTTTGACTCTATAGGAGTCTTGATGCAATGGCACACCTGTAAATATGACATAATCAAGTGATTTATAAGGGACACTCGTTACACGAAACTTGTCCGATGTTTCATGTTCATTCATCGTTGCATAAAACCCATTTCGGCTAAGGTCTCGTTTAATTCGCAAAATCTTTCTAATTTTGCTTCTAACAACTTAACTTTGGCCTTTAACTCAATATTTTCACGCTCCAAATTACCATTATGTGAGGCCAACTTAGCTATTTTACGTGATGAGTTATCATACTGTTTGGATTCTTTATCTGTAGCTTTAACCGCAATTGGTGGCAATACTCCATCTGCTCGAAGTCGATCTTCAAGCTTTTTCAACGCGGCTCTTACATTTTTGTTCTGAGAAAATACGCTTGTACCAAACCCACATGCAGCCGCAATATCCCTGCGATTTAGCTTACCCCTGTTTATGATTTGTATAAAATCATCATGGGATTGAGCCGCAGCCCAGCCACTGAATATTTCGAGATTATTTTGCGCAACTTGCGCACCATTTTGTCCTTTACTTACTGCCACTGTTACTCTTTAACCTTTATATTCTTTTGAGCTTATTATCGTCCGCACGAGTGATTTGAGGCATAGGCTCATTCAATTTATAAGCATCTACATTAGGTGGTAACGGCGCATCTTTGAGGACTTCCATAATTTTATCCATCGCCACATTCTGAGGTAGCTCCCAATTCAGTTGATCCATGTTGATGCTCATCATGTATAGGTTATACTGCCATCGCACAAATTGTTCTATTAACGCCTTGTTCTTGGCCTTAGTACTCTCTAGTTCAGCCCTCAACTTATCGATTTCATCAAACGCATTTTGCAGATTTAAATCGTTAGATTTCGGTGTCGTATATTTATTATTTCTGAGCCACTCTTTCCTAGCGTAGTAAGCATTGGAAACATCCTCATTTTCAAGCAATGTCTTCTTTGATATTTGCTTATCTAAACCCAATTGCTTAGTTATATTTTCACAAAGAGCTTTCATCGACAATTTGTGATTCCACTCGTTGATAATTCTAACCATGACTTGGATATTTTTGTCAGTCATTACGATTCTAGGCATCAGCATATCCCCAATAATTGGCTCATAGTTGCACCACCAATTGCGTTTTTAGCAACCTGATTGTCTTTTTGACCACCAAACTCACTTTGTAGTCCTTTATCTTCTAAAGCTCTTTTTGTGGGTGAAGGATCATGCTCAACTGGAATCCGAATGATAGCTCCGTCATCAAGCTCATCGTCTGTCATACGGTGAATAAGAGTTCGAATATGTGCCAACTTCCAACCTAAGTGAGTAACCCATCTATCTGCCCCAAATACACTATCTCCAGCAGCATTTTGGGCAGCAACATATTGCTCTGATATGAGTTTCTCTAAGTGCTCTAACTCATCTAACGTTTCAGGAACACCTTTCATACAAACATGCTCTTTACAGGTAACACATTCTCCCGCTTTTGTGCATGGCGTTTGAGCAAAATCATGTGTACAAAAACCTATGCCCGTAAAATCAGCAACCCCTTCACGATTAAAGCCAAGTGATTTTAAAGGAACTGGTAAATTCGCCTTTGTCAAAGCTAGTGCGGAAGGCGATTCCTCGTAACTGGTCACCATTAGTTGTTTTGCCAGTTGGTTTTTCTCTTGAGCAGTACGTAAGTCATATGCGGCATTTTGTTTCATGTCAGCTCGCCCAGACCATTGCGCTATCTTCCAGTCGTCAACACCACCTCGCTTACAATGTGTATTTAACCAAACTCGAAACTGATGAGTGGTCAAACTAATCACACTTCCATCTTCGTTAAACACACCAAATCTTTCCCAAAGAGTAGACATTTTTTTGTCTTTTTTTGAAATCTGATTATTGAAGGTATCGACACTTGGCATCACCCAACTGAAACGCTTTGTACTGGAGCGTGGTTTTAGTTCAAGATCTCTTATCAATAACAGGTTTTCCCATACCGGCCTTTCAGATTTTGGATTGTAGGGCCAATCATTTTTCTTATATTTATCGTGTACTAGCTGATTTAAGCGTTCGTAAGTGAGTTCATTCTTGGCCAGAAAGGCATTTATCCATTTAACTGGAGTATTTATAACCTCTTTGTTTGTATGATGTAATGTACCGACGACATCCATTGCATAGGCAAACTCTTTTTGGCTCATTTGCATAGATTCACTATGAGTTTTTGCCGTTATACATCCTTCATGGCGATAGAATTCAGATGGGTGTTCATAAGCCCACTTTGCAGCTTGTCTTGCTGGTTCACTTATTTCTTTTAACGTCTGAAAGGCCTTTTTGACTACATCCAACATAAGCTCTGGTACACCCTTCCTATGATCTTTAAACCCTTTAGAGCCATACCAAACAAGGTACCAGCCGCCATCATCTCCTTCTTGGAGAGAGTGAATTGTTAAGCCACTTAATTCATTTATACGTGCAGGAGCGAAGCAAAGTAACACTAATGCTGATGTATAGTACTTATCAGCAACAGTTTCAGCTTTGGAAAAGCAATCAGCAAACGTAAGCATTTCATGCATTGTAGGGCAGCGTTCTTCTCGGAATTTATCACCTTCTTCACTGACCTGTTCTGCCGTATGTGCAGGTTTCCTGAAAGGGTTTTTGTACTTAGGCAAAGTTAATACGAAATTATTGTTTACCAACCAATCAGCCAAGTTTTTTAGCTTTCCGCCAATGTGGTACTTTCGCATCGGAGAGTATTTTTCAATTTCAATCAGTGTATTTGTCTCTTTCAATGTCTGGCCATTAACATTCAGAATGCATGGTGCTTGGTTAGGATACTGAGACAGAAGCGCCTTATACAATAAACGAAACATTGATATCCAAATGTGAGCGGAGGTAATTTCTTTGATGGTCATTTGCTGCTTAATAAATGCCTTCACGAAATTAAGGTACGGTTGCTTAAACAACTCAACTTCGGAGTAATTGTTTCCCTCTTCCTGAAAGCCAAAAACAAGTGCCTGCCCTTTACTAGGTTTCCAACGTTCTGCCTCCCAACCTTGCTCGTTGTATAAGGTGAGCTCTGTTTTAGCGAAGTTGACAAACTCGGCCAGGTTATCTCGACCATCTCTTTCTTGCTTAGCTTGCCAAATATTTATAACGTTACTTGCCTTTTTATCCATTGACTACTCCTTCATCCATCTTCGCTTTCTCACATAGTTGAATTACCTGTGTAATTGCTAAGACGGTTCTATCCGTAGATTGCAACACGTAAGCCGACGCTCCCTTGCTTTTTAATCGTTCACGTTCCTCAAGCAAGTCATCAAGTATTACCTGGTGACGCCCATGAACCCATGGCTGAAATTTTGCGCACGTATAACATGCGCGGCCACCTGTAGCGCAAAACCCAAATGAACCGCAATTTCCAACCGCATTTCCATTTCTGTTGTGGATTCTTGAACGAGGGTCATTAACCCTTATGGCATCAGCTTCACTAGCAATAAGTTGACCTAAGAATGCTTGAGCTAATGGAGCTAAAACAGGCGCTAGAGCTTCATTAACTTCTTCCGTTAGCTCTTTTACGTTCTCCGTATATACCGAGGCGTTTTGCGTATCTGAATGGTGAAGTACTTTAGCTATAACAAACAAGCTCAAACCTCTTCTAGCCGCGTTTGTGCCCAACGTATAGCGAAAGCGCCTTGCTGTTAAGTGAATATACTCACCTTCTAATCTTTCAGATTTGGCATCACATTTAACAGACAAAGAATACAAAATTTTCACTGCAACATTCCTCGACATATGTATTCTATCTGGCTTTTTAGTCAACCCATCTCTAAGATCACCAACTGAAACTAACGAGCTTATCTTACGTGGAGCAGCAAATACTGGCATTTCCCCTTTCAATTCTTCTGGTAGTTCGCCAACTTGCTTCTCAATTAAGCTTAATGTTGCCTTCGCCTGATTAGTAAAAAGTAAAGCAAGCTCTTCATCAATCTCAACAGTTACGAAGTCATCTCTAAAGTTCCTTTGACCATGTTTTTTTGCTTGCGGAATATCCAGCACGAACTTTTGCTCAGCACCATTATTCTCAATTCTTAGGTCACGCGCTCGAAATTGACAAAATTGAGTAGGACGAGCGCCAAGGTAGAGATTTAGTAGCAACCAACAATAATCTCGAAGCGAAAGCTTATCGTCCATGAATGCATTAACGCCCCAGTTAAGCACTGCGTGTTGCTCCTGCATAGAATAAGCCCCGGTGAATGGACAACCTTTGGCTACAGGAACACCTTTATTCATACCTTTCAGTGTAAGTTGCTCTAGCCAAGAACCTAGTTTTGGATCGATTCCCTCAATTTGTTTATCAATCCAATTAAGAAGAAAAGAACGAATAGAGCCAAGCTTGTACTCATTAGCACTATCGAGCATCGAAAGGTAATTTTGCACAGCACCAAGCGTCAATTT
This region includes:
- a CDS encoding VPA1267 family protein, whose amino-acid sequence is MAVSKGQNGAQVAQNNLEIFSGWAAAQSHDDFIQIINRGKLNRRDIAAACGFGTSVFSQNKNVRAALKKLEDRLRADGVLPPIAVKATDKESKQYDNSSRKIAKLASHNGNLERENIELKAKVKLLEAKLERFCELNETLAEMGFMQR
- a CDS encoding site-specific integrase; amino-acid sequence: MALVNYQKRTEVRTNKLGYDFDVCDSKWRLDNSTVINWKLLPNDCEAIFIHGFKEQLADWACELSPSSCEIIFTTILSLLRKTGEVKLTLGAVQNYLSMLDSANEYKLGSIRSFLLNWIDKQIEGIDPKLGSWLEQLTLKGMNKGVPVAKGCPFTGAYSMQEQHAVLNWGVNAFMDDKLSLRDYCWLLLNLYLGARPTQFCQFRARDLRIENNGAEQKFVLDIPQAKKHGQRNFRDDFVTVEIDEELALLFTNQAKATLSLIEKQVGELPEELKGEMPVFAAPRKISSLVSVGDLRDGLTKKPDRIHMSRNVAVKILYSLSVKCDAKSERLEGEYIHLTARRFRYTLGTNAARRGLSLFVIAKVLHHSDTQNASVYTENVKELTEEVNEALAPVLAPLAQAFLGQLIASEADAIRVNDPRSRIHNRNGNAVGNCGSFGFCATGGRACYTCAKFQPWVHGRHQVILDDLLEERERLKSKGASAYVLQSTDRTVLAITQVIQLCEKAKMDEGVVNG
- a CDS encoding 3'-5' exonuclease, which encodes MNKVHRFCSQNSLERVVVLDIEHTCTSNNSIPREERETIEIGAVLIDTKHYQVIDEFQSLIRPIRHPVISNFCAELTGIKQSELEESEPFQNIYKDFLNWLPSDDELLLVTWGSYDLTQINIDCSFHQLTPFSPSNTLNLKQAYRRACKLKKPVGLKKAIEISFGTFVGTHHRALDDARNTAKLFALVSSSLEEISY
- a CDS encoding AAA family ATPase, yielding MNEHETSDKFRVTSVPYKSLDYVIFTGVPLHQDSYRVKSGKYSISVKARIESLPIAPQPGQHWNVQGKSTISKQDRNGYLIDQHTYDSPEHAECSLPETGEQLIKFIANESDFKGIGESKARALWDALGRDFHTIVRNGNDSSRKRLREHLTDDSIDALFHGYKKYANLRDFNWMSNKKIPASVQQRLIKYHGEKTLKRLRRNPYLLMAFGMSFVQTDELARSEFSCKLDDENRLSAALEAVLADDVKRGNTYTPQKYLRANLIKLLNDKELVELAFKAGYDKAQYLLNPDTDNFHQTATLLMESVVAKRLLKLANSTTSRFDSEANKAYCKALLELPYELTEKQHEAVTTCLGNDISCITGGAGTGKTTVLRTALRAFDSMGYQIHAAALSGRAAMRLRESIGFDTTTIAGFLRNEAIVPCEKQPLHLLVIDEASMIDVPTMYRIVNHVHPSVRIILSGDPDQLPPIGCGKVLADIVDSNVIKNTALDIVKRQDGHSGIPEYSRMVNTGQIPLELSIGNIFFHETDKKFIVEQCTKLYAQSPNCSRVMAPTRKLVEDLNAGIQKRCNFEGELLQFMMDGDSYHQNLRKGDEILFTQNNHSLGFQNGSLGKLISVEFDEERKLYGKIELDTGEIIDITQPVLDCIELGYAITLHKAQGSQFPRIIVAITKGRITDRAWLYTAITRAETEVHLVGSAEEFEVIIRNISNANRRRSFLLSLLKNHKN